The following is a genomic window from Phycisphaerae bacterium.
CGCGACGGTTTAAGCAGGGGCAAGGCCGCCAGGGCAAGGGCCAGAGGGCCGAGGCTGCCCGTTCCACAGGCAGGGACGAGCGAGCCCGAGCCGTCGGATCGATTGCCCATGGTGGCAGCGGTGCTACCGGTCCCGGCGTGGCGGGGATCGGTGGAACCGCCGTCATGCTTGGCGATCAGGTCCCCGATCCAGGCCTCGAACTGCTCGGTGATCCTGACCGCAACGTTCCATTCGACCGTGGTTCCGTTGGTGCTGGTGGTCGTGCGGCTACCTCGCATGACCCCGACAATGGTTCGAGTGTCGGTTTTCGCGTCGTAGCTCCAGAGCGGCGAGCCGCTCTGGCCCGCCGTGGTATCCAAAGTGTGGAGGATGAGGTTTCCGTCCGCCTCGCGGGCCGTCGCGGACTCCGAGTACATGCCGTACTCGACGGCCAGATCGCCCGGATAGCCAGCAGAGTCGAGCAGCCGGTTGTTGAAGAAGGCCGGGGGCTGGGCCGCATAGTCCATCTGGCCAGTCTGGCTGCCGATCGGTGAGGCCAGAACCAGAACGGCGATGTCATACTGGCCGTCGCCCTTCTGGATCCATGCATCCCAGGCAAACCGCTGAACGACGGAGATGCGGCCGAAGGGCTCGTTCGTGCCATTCTTGCCCGGGACGAACAGAATGCTGTCTGCCCATCGCTCGGTGGGGTCGCAGACGTTGTGTCCGCAGGTCAGGACTGTCTGGCGGCCGATCATCACGCCGGTACCGACCCATGTCCCTCGGTTGTCCCAGGTGCTGACGACCAGGCCGATCGCGGACCAGGGGGGCGAGGTGGTGGATGTCACCTGCTGACGGCTGTCTGTCCCGAAGACCTTGGAGAGTCGGCTGACGTCCGCGGGTTTGCGGTCGACGGACAGATCCAGGGAGGATTGCCCCAGGAGCGTTGAGGATCCGGTGGCGAGGAGCAGGACCGCCGTGATGCACCACGGCAGAGCCGCCTGGAACCTGCTTTGGAAGACGTTGCTGTGCCTCATCCCACCCCTCACGGCTGTTCAATGACCGATAACCGATCGTGGACCGTTGCCATGCGGTTCGCCATCGCCCCCCTCCGCCAGAAGAGCCCACCCGGGCGATGGCCGTGAACGTGTACCCGCGATTATACCTGGATGCGGTGGGACGCCCAAGGTTTTTCCCCATGTTGCTGTGACTGGGCGAGCCATCGGTTTACGTACTGTGGAGGGTCGGGCTCGCTCCGGTGGGACTCGAGCCATGCTTAGAAGATCGGCGCTGGAACAAGGGGCGCGAGATCCTGACTGAAGGGTTGTGGCTCAAGTCCCGTGGTAGGCAATACGAACAAGAGGTGGAGAATCAAGGCGCACAACTGATGGTGCCTGCGGTTTCGGTGTACTGGGCCAGCCAGTCCGGACCGGGCTCATAGATCTCCGCCAGTTTGTCCATGCAGGGGGTATCTTCGCGGGAGTGGAAGTAGCGTGGAGTGAGCTCGGCCAGGGCCTCTGTTTTTGGGTGACCCAGAATGGCCATGCGGTAGATCGCTGAAATGGCTCCGGTGCGGTCGGCGCCCATTTGGCAGTGGATGAGGATCGGGTACTGAGCAGTTTGGAGGGTTTCCACAATGGCTCCCAGGGTCTCGCCGGATGGCAGGGTACCGCCGTCCATGGTGTGGTTTCGCAGGGCGACGCCCATGGCATCGCAGACCGCTTTCTCGGACTCGTACCATGATTCGGCGGGGCTTGCACCCTTGAGGTTTACGACCGTCCTGATGTTGAACTGCAGGATGGCCAGCGTGAGCCCGATTGCGTTGGGCTGGCCGGAGCGATACGCCCGCCCGGGCTCAAGATCGTGGAAATTGAAGATCGGGGCGATAGGCAGGGGGGGAGGAGGGGGCACGCAGGCGCCCGAGAGGCAAGCCAGGGTGGCGAAGACCGAGACGGGTCCGCCCGCACGGCCGATAGGGGGGTGCGGGGAGCGCCTGTGGTGTGAAAGCCATCCCGCCATTGAAAGGGGATTCTACGTCGAGCTGTCGGTTTCGACCATCGCCCTTACGGCGACCGCCAACCCTGGGTTTCTCGGACGATCCGGCCAACAGGCCCGGACCGATGGCAGGCCGTCGCCCCAGTCATGTGCCGGCTCGGAGAAGGCGGAAACGGCTTTTTCGTGATTCGGGAGTGTTATTGTCGCGTTTCCGGGTAGGCGGCGAAAGCCGCTTTTCAGCGGATTTGGAAACTTCCAGTCGGCAGAGGTGTCTATTCTCTGTTACCCCGGTGCTTGACGGCACTTCGCGGGACGGGTATGCAGTACGGCGCGTTTTGCCGCCTTTGGGTCTGGTAGGGAAACCTCAAAGAAGGAATGGAATGATGCGTATGAAGAAAGCCAAATGGACAACGAGCGTGCTGTTTCTGGTCGCCTTCCTGACGATGCCGGCGGTGATCCGGGCTCAGGATCCCGCTGCCAAGGCGGACAAGCCGGCGGGTGTTCCCGCATCGCCCACGGCTCTTCTCAAGGCGATCCCGGAGGATGCCACCGCATTCCTGGCAATTCGCAGCCTTGATGAACTGGACAAAGACGTGATCGGGATCGCCCGCTCGCTGGGTTTCCCTCTGGGTGGTCCTGACGGCATGTTCCCGGGTCCGCTGGACTGGGCGAAGGAGAACGCCGGCCTGAAGGAAGGGGTGGACACGACGGGTGGTGCGGCCATCGTGCTGCTGAACTGCCGTGACGTCGAGAGTGTGGAGGCGATGTCCGAGAAGGCCGCCATCTTCCTGCCCGCGGGTGATCCGGCCGCGGTGATCGAGCACCTGGGCGGCGAGAAGGGTGACGGACCGGCCAAGGTGACCCTGATGGGGGAGTCTTTCCTTGCCGTGCCCGTCCAGAAGTTCGTAGTGCTCACCCAGCAGGAGGAGACGCTGAAGGCGATCGCTGCGGCCAAGGGCGAGGGGATCATCAAGACGATGGCTTCTGAGCGGGCCAAGGCGTTCGCCGAGCGAGACGTGTTCGGCTGGGTGAACTTCCGTGGTTTCTCCCCCAAGATCCGCGAGGAAGTCGGGTCGATGCTCAAAGGTGTGATGGGCATGGCCAATGAGGGCGACGAAGAGGCCACGGAGCAGAGCCTCAAGCAGATCAACAAGGCGATCGATTCCGCGACCGAGGCCTCCGTTGCCATCTCCGTCGACCAGCGAGGCCTGGACATCAGCGGTTATTTCCGAGCCGATCCGAGTTCGGAGATCGGCAAACAGATGGCTGCGGTCAAGGGTGCGGAAGGCAGCTTGCTGTTTGGCCTGCCCAACGAGCCCGCCATTCTGGCGATGGGGGTTGTCGGTGCCGATGCGCTAGAGCTTCGGCAGAAGGAGATTCAGGAGGCCCTTGATCAGGTGCTGGTCAAGGGCATGGTCGGCGAGGCCCTGAGCGAGGGGGAATTGCGCGCCTTGAAGGACGGCTTGGTGAAGGTCTTGGGTGGCTTCGAGTCCGCGAGCGTGAGTGTTTCCGGCCTGCCGGCCGCGGATAACCAGGGACTGATCGGCTTGGCTGCCATCCTGAAGACGGACAATGCCAGGCAATGGCAAGAGGACTCTCACAAGATCTTCGATCAGGCCAAGGATGCCGCTCTGAAGGTCGCCAAGGAAAACGAGGGCCTCGAGGACGACGAGGTCAAGGCGATCTCCGAGGGGATCCAGTGGAAGGCCAAGGCTGAGCAGATTGGCGGGGCGAGTGTCGACCAACTGGTTGTCGATCTAGCCAAGCTGCCGGACATCAAAGACGAGAAGGAGAGCCTCGACCAGATCAAGTCGATCGCCGGGCCGGACGGGATCCTGTTCCGGGTGGGTGCGGTCGGCGACAAATACGTGTTGGCCACTCTGGGTGGTGGTGCGAAGCGCTTCGAACAGATCGCCCAGCACATTGCCAAGGCCGAATCGCCTTTGAGTGCCAGCGAGAGCATCCAGAAGATTGCGAAGCGACTGCCGGGCGGCCCCAGGAACGCCGAGGTCTACTTCAACGTGGACCAGTTGTTGGCCCTGATCAGCGCGGTTTCGGTGAAGCTCAACCAGCCGTTGCCCTTCCCACTGGCGATGAAGAACGCCGCTCCAATCGCGATGACCTCGAACAAGGTCGATCCCACTGCTCAGGAAGTCCATGTGATCGTGCCGATGGAACTGGTTCTTTCGCTCAAGGAGATGGCCGCTCCACTCATGCCCATGCTGATGGGCGGAATGGGCTCCCAGGGAGGCATGGACATGGAAATGCAGGAAGACGAATCCGACGAGAAGCCTGCCAAGAAGGGCGAGCTGAAGTGAGGGTCCCGGCGAGTAGCTGACAGCCCGCTGCCTTGCGGTCTCCTGGCTGATGACGAACCGTGTCTGACGTTTGATGAGGACCTCTCTCCCGCGGCTTGCCGTGGGGGAGGGGTCCTTGTCGTTTTTCGGGTCCGACCCGTCCAGGCGGGCGAGGAATGACGTTGGGCCATGCCTCTCCGTCACGCTCACATCTTGGCGTGCAGGCCTTTGAGGAAGCCCTGGTAGACGGCCACAGGGACGCCGGCCATCTCCGGTGGGGGGATTTGGTCGGCGGCCAGCCGCTCAATGACCTTGAGGGTCTCGTCGCGATGGTCGGCTAGCAGGGTCAGGGCTTGTTCGGCGCGGGCGAGATCCGAATCACGCATAGCGGCCAGGTAGGCGAGTACAACTCCCTTCACGGTGGTTCGCCCGGTTCCGGGTGCTGGTCCGCCGGTGCGGGCAGGCGAGCGAGGTGCCGCATCGTCGGGTCCGGCGGTTTCATGGGCGAGCATGTGGTCGACTTGCCGGCGTTCGGCCAGTAGTCGAGCTTCGCGCTCCCGCTCACGCTCGTCTTCTGGGGCGAGCGGCAACTCCTCGATCTCCTCTTCGGGAGTCGGTATGTAGACGTCGCTCTGGCATTGCGGGCATTTGCCCTGCTTGCCAGCCGCCTCGCGCGGGGCAACCAGCCCGCGCCCGCACTTCTCACACTGCACGTGAATACTCATGGTCTACTTCCCGTCAGTATGCTCCGCCAGTTCACCCGTCGCCGCTCGATACTCTCCCCCGCTTCTCTGTCGCCCGCGGAAGATGAGCCGCATCGGCACCTCCGCAAAGGGCAGGGCTTCGCGCAATCGGTTGATGAGGAACCGCTCGAAGTTCCGTGACGCCCGAGCCGGGTCGTTGACGAAAAGGACTATCGTGGGCGGGCCCACGGAGATCTGTGTCGCGTAGAAGACCTTGATCTGGCCGCGACCGTGCTTGGCTCTGGGTGGCGTCTCGCTCAGGATGCCCTCGACAACACTGTTCAGTTCGCCGGTCCCGACCCGGGTGTGCGATTGCTTGAACAGGGTGGTCGCCAGGTCGATCACCGACTGTATGTTCTTGGCGTCCTTGGCGGTCGTGAATGCGACCGGCGCGTAGTCCAGCCAAGGCATGACCTTCAGCAGGTAATCGCCGTAGTCTTCGGTGGTGGCCTGGTCCTTGGCCAAGTCCCATTTGTTGATGACCAGGATGCACGGCTTGTGCTGGTCGGCGATGTACTCCGCAAGCTGCTTGTCGACGTGCCCGACTTTGCTCGTCGAGTCGATCAGGAACAGGACCACGTCGGCCCGGCGGATGGAAAGCTGAGCGCGGTGGAAGCCGTAATACTCGATGTCATCCGCGATCTTGCTGCGTTTGCGGAGGCCGGCCGTGTCGATGGCCAGGAATGGCCGGCCGTTGCGCTCGAAACGAACGTCCACAGCATCCCGGGTCGTGCCCGGTACTTCCGACACGATGACTCGTTCCTGGCCGGCCAAGGCATTGATGAACGTACTTTTGCCTGCGTTGCGCCGGCCGACAATGGCCAGCTTCATGACCGGCTCGGGCGGTACCTCACCCGTGTCCGGCAGGTGGCGGGTGATCCAGTCCTTGATCTCGTCTCCTCCGCGGTTGTGCAGGGCCGAGACCGGCAAAGGGGAGCCGAAGCCCAGGCGCGGGAAGTCGCCCAGTTCAGTGGGAACGTTGAACGCGTCCACCTTGTTGGCAACCAGGAGCACGGGACTTTTGCATCCGCGAAGCCACTGGGCCACGGCCTGGTCGAGCGGGACCACACCTTCCCTGCCGTCGACCACGAAGAGGATCAGCGTGGCCTGCTGCACGGCGTAGGTGATCTGTCGCTCGACGTGGTCGCTGAGGTCATCCCGATCGACGATGCCGTAGCCGCCCGTATCGACGATTTCGAAGTAGACGCCGTTGTGTTCGCAGACCGCCTGGATCCGGTCCCGGGTGACGCCCGCCGTTGGCTCGACGATGCTGATGCGGCGTCCGGCCAGCATGTTCAGCAGCGAACTCTTGCCGACGTTGGGACGACCGACAATCGTGACCAGGGGTAAGGACATGTGCAGATCCGGCAACCCGAACGTTGTGCAAGCGACCAAGGCCGTTCAGACGGCAACACGGCCGGTGGGATGTCGCCTGCCCAGCCGACCGCCGGCCATTATAGGCGAAAACGGATTGGTTAGCGATCAAGAGCGGGATTTGAACGATCTGGATGGCTGTCTACCTGGCGGGCCCGGACGCCGGCGCGGAGGTGGTTGCTGGACGTGGCGTCCGCTGGATGTCGAGGCCCACCGGCAGATTGAAGGGGTTCTGATTCAGTGCCCCGGGCTTCCCCGGTGTCCCGATGAGCGCTCCCAGAGCATCCGTCATCAACTTCCGACGTGCCTTGCCGCCGGTGGTCAAAGCGTCCCGAATGCTGGGTTTGGGCAGGGCGGTGTTGGGGTTGGAGGCAACAGCCTTGGCCAAGGATTCGACGGCCGGCTCGACAGCGATGATCAGCCTTTCAAGCGGTTCCTGCCATTCACCGTCGGACGGATCGCTGGCCAACGCGTCGACGGTGTCTGCCAGAAGCCGTGTGGCCCGCGACAAGGTGCCCGTTCGCACCGCCGGGTTGTTCATCTTCTCCACTCGTCGAGCCAGCCAGGCAATCAGTTCGCCGTCTGCCTCCGTTGGGCGCTTCAGTTCCTTTTCATAGGACGCGAGCCGGGTGTCCAGGATCCCGTTCAGGACGGGGATGACTGCATCGGCTCGGTTCGTGGTCTCGACCATGAGAACGCGGTAGATTCGGCTCAAGGTCACACTGCTGGTCTCCTTGACCGCGGCCTTCTGGAGTTCCGCCACCAGGGCGGCCCACTCCTGGTCGTTCAGTTGCTCCCTGATCCCGGCCATTCCCTCGGCCGCCACCAGCCTTGGGCCGGGTGTGGGATCGGCCAGGGCTGCCTTGAAGCCGGGCAGGCACGCTGTCTGCTTGAAGTCCCTGAGCATCATCAGCACCATGGCCGCGCCTAAGGGACGGGGGGGCTTGGCGCTATCCGCCGAAGGCTTGTAGTGCTTGGTGAAGGACTCCGCGACGATCTCGGCGAGGCCGGTGCGAAACTCCCTGCTGGCGTCTTTGGATTGGTAGTGCCCTGTCAACTTGGTGTAGAGGCTTGATCCGAGTGCCTGGACGGTCTTGGGATCCTCGCTGGTGAGCAGTTGCTGAACCTGGGTGTCCAGCCACTGCTGAGCGGCCCGCCGGTCCAGTGATTCCTTGCCTGCCAGCCCCTTCTTGAGCATCTCGGTCCAGTTGGGTTCCTTGGGCGCTTCCTGGGCGACTGCAGAGGCGCCCAACAGGAGCAGAAGAGCCAGGGAGGCGGGACATAGACAGGCTAGCCGCTCGTTGACCATCCACTTCATGATCATCATGCTCGCACCGGGACATTGTCGAAAGCATGGAAGCTAACCCAACCGCCCCCGGCATGTCAAGCAGGGGGATGAAAACAAGGGTCGGCTAGTCAAGAGCTTACGCGTCTTTTCAGCCAGGGTTTACTTGACGAAGGCCTTCGCAACTCAGTAGAGTGAAGCCTATGGCCTTCGACGAAGCCCGCGCGGAACCGCCAGATCGTGACCGTCGGCCGGGTCGCGTCGCTCATGTGCCCGGACCGTCGGTTCGCCGTCTGAGTCTTTACCTCCGCGAACTGGAAGGCCTCCTTCGCCAGCAGTGTCGCACGGTATCCAGCCTTCAGCTTGGCAAGATCTTGGGTCTGACCGATGCCCAGGTGCGGAAGGACTTGGCAAACTTCGGCCAGTTCGGGCACCCGGGTGTGGGTTATCGGGTCGAAGAGACGATCGGTCAGATACGGCGCATCTTGGGAACCGATCGGGTCTGGAACGTGCTCCTCGCTGGAGCAGGGAACCTCGGCAGGGCACTGCTCAGCTACCGCGGATTTGCCGGGAAGGGCTTCGAGATCGTGGCCGTGTTCGACAACGATCCTGAGAAGGTCGGCCAGAAGATCGGTCCGGGTTCTGAACTGGAGGTGCTCTCCGTGGAATCGCTGGCGGAGGTCGTCCGGCGGTTCCGGATTGAGATCGCTATCCTGTGTCTTCCGTGCGAGGTCGCGCAGCCGATGGCGGACAGGCTGGTTCAGGCGGGGATCAGGGGCATACTCAATTTCGCTCCGACCACGCTGGCGGTGCCCAGCCCCGTGGCTCTGGCTGGCGTTGACCTAGCCGTCCATCTCGAGCAGCTTGCCTTCCAGGTATCGGCTGGGCAGGCCATGACCAGGCCTCCGGAGACACCCCATGCCACCTGAGGAATACGACGATACCCGAGACCTCCCGCAGGATATCGATCTCGAGGGCGACGACGAGTCGATCAAGTGCCGCTACTGTGGCGAGGAGGTCTATGACGACGCTGACCGGTGTCCGGCTTGCGGGCAGTGGTTGGAGGAGGACTATCCCGGCGCGGAGCTGCGTTCGCGGCGGTGGTTCTGGCCGGTTGCCGTGGCCGTTCTGATTGCACTGATTCTTGTGGTGTGGGCTGGCCTGAGGTAGCTGCTCAGGCCTGGGGAGATCATCTCATGGCATTTCCCGTGACTCGGATGCGTCGGCTCAGATCCCATCCGACCCTGCGGCGGATGGTTCGGCAGACTCGGCTGTCGGTAGACCGGTTTATCTACCCGCTATTCGTGCGGCCGGGAAGTGAAATACGCATCCCGATCCCGTCGATGCCCGGTCAGTTCCAGCTATCCGTCGATGCGGTGGTGGAGGAATGCCGGGAGTTGGCGGGGTTGGGGATCCCGGCCGTGCTTCTGTTCGGCATCCCGTCGCACAAGGACGCCGTTGGATCGGAAGCCTATCGCGACGACGGCATCGTGCAGCGAGCGACCCGGGCCATCCGGGAGGCCTGTCCCGATCTGCTGGTCGTCACGGACGTATGCCTGTGCGAATACACCGACCACGGTCATTGCGGGGCGATCGTCGAGCGGGGCGGCGTCCGTGACGTCGACAACGACGCGACGCTGCCGCTGCTGGTCAGGGAGGCCGTCTCGCATGCCAAGGCGGGGGCTCACATCATCGCCCCGTCGGACATGATGGACGGCCGGGTGGGAGCGATTCGGGCCGGGCTCGACCAAGCTGGATTCTCTCACCTCCCGATCATGGCTTACGCTGCCAAGTATGCCAGCAGTTACTACGGCCCGTTCCGTGATGCGGCCGAGTCTCCGCCCCGGTTCGGTGACCGCAAGACCTACCAGATGGATATCGCCAACGGCGACGAGGCCCTGCGTGAGGTGGCTGCGGATGTCGAAGAGGGGGCGGACATCGTCATGGTCAAGCCGGCGATGAACTACCTGGACATCATCTGGCGGGTGAAGCAGGAGTTCGGCATGGTGACGGCCGCCTACCACGTGAGCGGCGAGTTTTCCGCGATCAAGGCGGCCGCAGCTAACGGATGGATCAGTGAGCAGGGGGCTGCCATCGAAACCACGCTGGCCATTGCCCGGGCAGGAGCGGATCTGATCATCACGTACTTCGCCAAGGACCTGGCCCGATGGTTGCGGGCGGGCGCCTGAGAGACGCGACTCGAGGGACGGCACTCCGGTCTCAAGGCGAGCACATGAAGACGAAGCCGGATTGGGGAATACGGGTCTCGTTTCTCGCGCACGTGTGGAGGGAACGGCAAGGCCAGACGGAATGAGACCGGGCCAGATCGCCCATCCCGCTGAGCGTGGTCCAACCGCCGGACGTGCCGACCCGGAACTGGCAGACCACGCCCACGGTACGGGCGTTGTTCAGGACGTCGATCAGTTCCTAGGTCAGCTGGAGGTTGCTCTGGCCAACCGTGGTGGTGGCCATGGCCAGTTGGCTGGTGCGGTTCGTTTCGTTGCCGCTATTGTTGATCGTGGAGCGTGCCTCGCCGCCGAACGCGTCACTGTGGCAACCACCGCTGCCTCCGCTGACCGGCGTGGCCGCCGCGATGGTGGCGTTGCCGGTGGGTGAACTGCTTTCCGCGGCCGCCAGGGCATGGGTTGCCGAACCATTCACTCCGTTCCATGCCGCGGGTCCAGGGGGTAGTCTGGCGAAAGCTGCTGTGCCCCAGGACTGACTGACTGGAGGCGCCTGGGGGACCGGCTGGGTCGGAGGCGCCATGCACGCCGAAGCCCGGATCATCACGGTCAGGGCGATCAGTGACACGGCAACAGTAAGATATCGGACGCAGACTTCATTGTGGTTTCCGGAAGGTCATTTGCCCCGCGGCAGGAACCTACTTTTGTC
Proteins encoded in this region:
- a CDS encoding trypsin-like peptidase domain-containing protein; the protein is MRHSNVFQSRFQAALPWCITAVLLLATGSSTLLGQSSLDLSVDRKPADVSRLSKVFGTDSRQQVTSTTSPPWSAIGLVVSTWDNRGTWVGTGVMIGRQTVLTCGHNVCDPTERWADSILFVPGKNGTNEPFGRISVVQRFAWDAWIQKGDGQYDIAVLVLASPIGSQTGQMDYAAQPPAFFNNRLLDSAGYPGDLAVEYGMYSESATAREADGNLILHTLDTTAGQSGSPLWSYDAKTDTRTIVGVMRGSRTTTSTNGTTVEWNVAVRITEQFEAWIGDLIAKHDGGSTDPRHAGTGSTAATMGNRSDGSGSLVPACGTGSLGPLALALAALPLLKPSRRSGHG
- a CDS encoding tyrosine-protein phosphatase, with protein sequence MPPPPPLPIAPIFNFHDLEPGRAYRSGQPNAIGLTLAILQFNIRTVVNLKGASPAESWYESEKAVCDAMGVALRNHTMDGGTLPSGETLGAIVETLQTAQYPILIHCQMGADRTGAISAIYRMAILGHPKTEALAELTPRYFHSREDTPCMDKLAEIYEPGPDWLAQYTETAGTISCAP
- the der gene encoding ribosome biogenesis GTPase Der, coding for MSLPLVTIVGRPNVGKSSLLNMLAGRRISIVEPTAGVTRDRIQAVCEHNGVYFEIVDTGGYGIVDRDDLSDHVERQITYAVQQATLILFVVDGREGVVPLDQAVAQWLRGCKSPVLLVANKVDAFNVPTELGDFPRLGFGSPLPVSALHNRGGDEIKDWITRHLPDTGEVPPEPVMKLAIVGRRNAGKSTFINALAGQERVIVSEVPGTTRDAVDVRFERNGRPFLAIDTAGLRKRSKIADDIEYYGFHRAQLSIRRADVVLFLIDSTSKVGHVDKQLAEYIADQHKPCILVINKWDLAKDQATTEDYGDYLLKVMPWLDYAPVAFTTAKDAKNIQSVIDLATTLFKQSHTRVGTGELNSVVEGILSETPPRAKHGRGQIKVFYATQISVGPPTIVLFVNDPARASRNFERFLINRLREALPFAEVPMRLIFRGRQRSGGEYRAATGELAEHTDGK
- a CDS encoding redox-sensing transcriptional repressor Rex — protein: MAFDEARAEPPDRDRRPGRVAHVPGPSVRRLSLYLRELEGLLRQQCRTVSSLQLGKILGLTDAQVRKDLANFGQFGHPGVGYRVEETIGQIRRILGTDRVWNVLLAGAGNLGRALLSYRGFAGKGFEIVAVFDNDPEKVGQKIGPGSELEVLSVESLAEVVRRFRIEIAILCLPCEVAQPMADRLVQAGIRGILNFAPTTLAVPSPVALAGVDLAVHLEQLAFQVSAGQAMTRPPETPHAT
- a CDS encoding zinc ribbon domain-containing protein translates to MPPEEYDDTRDLPQDIDLEGDDESIKCRYCGEEVYDDADRCPACGQWLEEDYPGAELRSRRWFWPVAVAVLIALILVVWAGLR
- the hemB gene encoding porphobilinogen synthase codes for the protein MAFPVTRMRRLRSHPTLRRMVRQTRLSVDRFIYPLFVRPGSEIRIPIPSMPGQFQLSVDAVVEECRELAGLGIPAVLLFGIPSHKDAVGSEAYRDDGIVQRATRAIREACPDLLVVTDVCLCEYTDHGHCGAIVERGGVRDVDNDATLPLLVREAVSHAKAGAHIIAPSDMMDGRVGAIRAGLDQAGFSHLPIMAYAAKYASSYYGPFRDAAESPPRFGDRKTYQMDIANGDEALREVAADVEEGADIVMVKPAMNYLDIIWRVKQEFGMVTAAYHVSGEFSAIKAAAANGWISEQGAAIETTLAIARAGADLIITYFAKDLARWLRAGA